In the Deferribacter desulfuricans SSM1 genome, CTAAACTGGTATGTATTGTTTTACTTTCACCAGGTTTAATACCACACAATATTTTATCACCTACACCATCATAAAACAGATCATTGTCATATAAACAGTCTTTATCTATTTTTATTTCTGTAGCAAAGCTTACTGCAGCAATTAATAAAATAAAAAGTAGTATTAAACCACTTTTTTTCATCTCAGCTTACCTTTTTAGATTATTTACAATTTGCAACATTTCATCACCAGTTTGTATAGCTTTTGAATTTATCTCATAAGCTCTCTGCCCAGTTATGAGATTTACCATCTCTTCGACAACATTAACATTACTCATTTCTAAAATACCTTGAGCCAATGTACCAAATCCATCCTCACCAGGGATACCAGTTGTGGGCTCTCCACTTGCTGCTGTTTGCAAATAAATATTTTTCCCAATTGATCTAAGCCCTGAAGGATTTATAAATTTTGCAAGCTCAATTTGACCAAGTTCTGTTGGCTCAGCTTCTCCAGGTAGGGTAACTGAAAGAGTACCATCCTCACCAACAATTATTTCAAGAGCATTGTCAGGAATCGCAATGTTTGGCTCCAAAAGATACCCTTCAGCAGTTACCAGATTACCATCTGCATCAACCTTAAAAGAACCATTTCTCGTATACCCAATAGTTCCATCAGGTAAAGTTACTTGGAAAAACCCATCCCCTTCAATTGCAATGTCTAGAGGGTTACCAGTTTGTTGGAAGTTACCTTGAGAAAAGATTTTCTCTGTTGAAACAACTTTTGATCCTAAACCTATTTGAATACCTGTAGGGTGATTTATACCTGCAGCAGTAACACCACCAGCAGGTTTTAATTCTTGATAAAGCAAATCTTCAAAATTTACTCTTGACTTCTTAAAACCTGCAGTATTTACATTAGCTAAATTATTAGAAATATTATCAATATTTATCTGTTGTGTAGTCATTCCGCTTGCTGCTGTCCATAAAGTTCTTAACATTTTTTACCTCCTAGTCACTTTTCTATGCTAATCTTCCAATATCATTAGAAGATTTGCTATTTATTTCATCAATTGTCTGAATCACTTTTTGATATGTTTCAAACCCTCTCATAGACTCAATCATAGAAACCATTTCTTTTACTGGATTAACATTGCTTCCCTCCAAATAACCCTGCCTCACACCAGGATTTGTAGATTCATCCGGCATAAAACCAATAGCAGCATAAAGATTTCTACCCATTTTTTGCATTTTTGATGGATCATCCACTTCTGCAATAAAAAGCTGATCCAAAATAACCCCATCAACCATAATCTCACCATTTTCGGTAATAGTAACTTCGCCGTCAGGTAAAATAATACCTTCGTTATTTTCAAAATTTCTTGACAAAACTGGAAACCCATCCTGATTTACAAGCCTTCTATCTTTATCAAGTGTAAAATGACCATCACGAGTAAATCTTATTCCAAAGGGGGTTTCCACAGCAAAGAAAGTATTTTTGTTTTCAAG is a window encoding:
- the flgG gene encoding flagellar basal-body rod protein FlgG, whose product is MLRTLWTAASGMTTQQINIDNISNNLANVNTAGFKKSRVNFEDLLYQELKPAGGVTAAGINHPTGIQIGLGSKVVSTEKIFSQGNFQQTGNPLDIAIEGDGFFQVTLPDGTIGYTRNGSFKVDADGNLVTAEGYLLEPNIAIPDNALEIIVGEDGTLSVTLPGEAEPTELGQIELAKFINPSGLRSIGKNIYLQTAASGEPTTGIPGEDGFGTLAQGILEMSNVNVVEEMVNLITGQRAYEINSKAIQTGDEMLQIVNNLKR
- the flgF gene encoding flagellar basal-body rod protein FlgF, which translates into the protein MLNGLYTATSGMLAQNRKLEIISNNLANINTTSYKREDAIFRDYLYHDKRTPQDIIKASEYNKTINNTVSLDSIYTDFSPGNLRQTGNRFDLALENKNTFFAVETPFGIRFTRDGHFTLDKDRRLVNQDGFPVLSRNFENNEGIILPDGEVTITENGEIMVDGVILDQLFIAEVDDPSKMQKMGRNLYAAIGFMPDESTNPGVRQGYLEGSNVNPVKEMVSMIESMRGFETYQKVIQTIDEINSKSSNDIGRLA